One region of Pelotomaculum isophthalicicum JI genomic DNA includes:
- a CDS encoding DNA cytosine methyltransferase — MVRCLTNRILKKKPTVLSMFSGCGGLDLGFVQAGFDIVWANDINPDACLTYRQNIGKINEGDIFTFNIPEIDGLDVLTAGFPCQPFSNAGKRLGVNDSRGRLFEVCLRYVDVLRPKIVMFENVRGLLTIRNQNGVRLIEDICSSLTDSGYEVHFKLVNAASYGVPQNRLRIIIVAVAKNFKERDFRFPSPVIGADLTLGSCLNVSPETPNQNDLLKLNPQAVYLGSLVPEGGSWKDIPYDLLPDRLKRIRDNMRKYRWPNFYRRFARNEVAGTVTAAFKPENAGVWHPIEDRVLSAREIARIQSFPDTFVFRGSSVKAIYEMIGNAVAPRLAKAFADMFLHILEGRQEMIGAPLIQYSKLNLNKKPIRPGDPEILFDYPPEKRNVKELIRYENLELNFEVVGEA; from the coding sequence ATGGTTCGGTGTTTAACAAATCGGATATTAAAAAAGAAACCAACGGTTCTTAGTATGTTCAGTGGTTGTGGAGGTCTTGACCTCGGATTTGTCCAAGCTGGCTTCGACATCGTATGGGCTAACGACATTAATCCGGATGCTTGCTTAACTTATCGCCAAAACATCGGAAAGATCAACGAAGGTGACATTTTTACGTTTAACATACCAGAAATAGATGGCCTGGACGTGCTGACAGCTGGATTCCCGTGCCAGCCGTTTTCGAACGCTGGGAAGAGATTAGGTGTTAACGACTCTAGGGGGCGGCTCTTCGAAGTATGCCTCCGGTACGTTGACGTATTGCGACCAAAGATAGTGATGTTTGAAAACGTGCGTGGATTGTTAACCATACGAAATCAAAACGGCGTTAGACTTATCGAGGATATCTGCTCCAGTTTAACTGACAGCGGTTATGAGGTGCATTTTAAACTGGTTAACGCGGCAAGCTACGGAGTTCCGCAAAACAGACTAAGAATAATCATTGTAGCTGTAGCGAAAAACTTCAAAGAACGAGATTTCCGTTTCCCCTCGCCTGTAATCGGAGCGGATTTGACCCTGGGGTCTTGCCTTAATGTTTCACCTGAAACCCCAAACCAAAATGATCTTTTAAAACTAAACCCCCAAGCGGTGTATCTTGGAAGCCTAGTTCCAGAAGGTGGATCTTGGAAGGACATTCCATACGACTTGTTGCCGGATCGGCTAAAAAGGATTAGGGACAACATGAGAAAATATCGTTGGCCAAATTTTTACAGAAGGTTTGCGCGAAACGAAGTGGCTGGAACAGTTACTGCAGCATTTAAGCCGGAAAACGCCGGCGTCTGGCATCCCATCGAAGACCGTGTGCTATCGGCACGTGAGATTGCAAGAATACAGTCTTTTCCGGATACATTTGTATTCCGAGGTAGCAGTGTGAAAGCAATCTACGAGATGATAGGCAATGCTGTTGCGCCAAGGCTAGCTAAAGCGTTTGCCGATATGTTTTTACATATTTTAGAGGGTCGCCAAGAAATGATTGGAGCGCCTCTTATACAATATTCAAAATTGAATTTAAATAAGAAGCCAATTAGGCCTGGAGACCCCGAGATATTATTTGACTACCCGCCAGAAAAAAGAAACGTTAAAGAGTTAATCCGTTATGAGAATCTGGAACTAAATTTCGAAGTTGTAGGTGAAGCTTAA
- a CDS encoding IS110 family transposase: MQRALNGLIGHHQKLMLKTQLRHIDFLADEIKQLDEEIKERMLPFDEDLELLDTIPGVGRRTAEQILAEIGTDMDQFPSAAHMCSWAGLSPGNNESAGKRKSGRTRKGNKELRSALVEAARAAGRTKNTYLSSQYHRLAARRGKNRAAVAVAHSILTIAYYIVKRKQPYIELGPTYYEERKRDTVIRQSIKKLESLGYKVTVESVA, encoded by the coding sequence TTGCAGCGGGCACTTAATGGTCTAATCGGGCACCACCAAAAGCTAATGCTTAAAACCCAACTGCGTCACATCGACTTTCTGGCAGACGAAATCAAACAACTAGACGAAGAGATTAAGGAGCGAATGCTCCCTTTTGACGAAGACCTGGAGTTGCTGGATACCATTCCCGGAGTGGGTCGGCGCACGGCTGAGCAAATTTTAGCCGAAATAGGAACCGATATGGACCAATTCCCTTCCGCTGCTCATATGTGTTCGTGGGCAGGGTTGTCTCCAGGAAACAATGAAAGCGCCGGAAAACGAAAGTCGGGACGAACGCGCAAGGGTAACAAGGAACTGAGAAGTGCGCTGGTAGAAGCAGCCAGGGCTGCTGGCCGAACTAAGAATACCTATTTGTCCAGTCAGTATCACCGTCTTGCTGCAAGACGTGGAAAGAACCGTGCCGCTGTTGCAGTTGCCCATAGTATTCTAACCATTGCCTACTACATTGTTAAGCGAAAGCAACCTTATATTGAGCTTGGTCCAACTTATTATGAAGAACGTAAGCGTGACACTGTCATCAGACAGTCCATTAAGAAACTGGAATCCCTTGGGTACAAGGTCACCGTTGAATCAGTAGCTTAG
- a CDS encoding AAA family ATPase has translation MTLLYFSSETILNNFKSLNLREEQRYGKTNLERTTAFGAFFSLDITQKIVGNSVVDLHPKRSRDGRITPRKIMTAKYVDLFMPSLRQEDKDLVVREFGVTHVDGENARSFLSKAFSSNFLTQPLKKASVAASPIPYPSSRPAPIMILGVGPDKWSAGKHPNWKSNLLKFMEIRECGNDFFPLIVYLLRFRDLSPHVSSNFSTGLLLALGEFLTEELSEYLIENSTASQHDWREEGLLTNEMPVVDFRSIADNAENEMLVDLGSLMNNVEIEDVQEETNDTDVEWPNPDDVVGNPPFNVEVIRRILAALQSGSHLILIGPPGTGKTTLAKRIAERCKGNSYKLYTATSDWTTHEVIGGYMPDLKRPERLTFSPGLVTRALSDNEWLIIDEINRSDVDKAFGELFTFLAGKDVVLPQSFQEYNDAGDPIGRTKKIVLKVENDKDYEEEEYVVYEKKDDWRIMGTMNTFDKAALYQLSYAFMRRFAFVEVPAPSPEECRDIINSTITLSAAEGASQPEDNTLWVQITELLLRVFADETTGLHAINKPVGASIPLDVINYLKTRIHFEANEVNDARFLTLEAVEMFLFPQFESQRKEHKFLFEKLADALNIEQPNDRDKLDRSLSSWTGAIPAGETR, from the coding sequence ATGACTCTTTTATATTTTTCCAGCGAAACCATATTAAATAACTTTAAGTCTTTAAATCTTAGAGAAGAGCAAAGATATGGAAAGACGAATCTTGAACGGACAACGGCTTTCGGTGCTTTTTTTTCTTTGGACATAACTCAGAAAATAGTTGGAAATTCGGTAGTAGACCTACACCCGAAACGTTCGAGAGATGGGCGAATTACACCACGAAAAATTATGACCGCCAAATACGTAGATCTGTTCATGCCATCTCTTAGACAAGAAGACAAAGATTTAGTAGTGAGGGAATTTGGCGTCACACATGTCGATGGGGAAAATGCTAGGAGCTTTTTAAGTAAGGCTTTTAGTAGCAATTTCTTGACACAACCTTTAAAAAAAGCTTCTGTCGCGGCCAGCCCGATACCATATCCTAGTAGCCGCCCGGCTCCAATTATGATTTTGGGTGTTGGTCCTGATAAGTGGAGTGCAGGGAAGCATCCGAATTGGAAATCTAACCTTTTAAAATTTATGGAAATTCGTGAATGTGGAAATGATTTTTTTCCGTTAATTGTGTACTTATTAAGATTCCGTGATTTAAGCCCACATGTTTCTTCCAACTTTTCAACGGGTCTTCTTTTGGCTCTCGGCGAGTTTTTGACTGAAGAATTAAGTGAATATTTAATAGAGAATTCGACCGCAAGCCAGCATGACTGGAGGGAGGAAGGCCTGTTAACTAACGAAATGCCAGTTGTAGATTTCAGGTCTATTGCGGACAATGCCGAAAATGAGATGCTAGTTGACCTCGGATCTCTTATGAACAATGTTGAAATAGAAGATGTCCAAGAAGAAACTAATGATACTGACGTAGAATGGCCGAACCCAGATGACGTAGTTGGAAATCCGCCATTTAACGTAGAGGTCATTCGTCGTATATTGGCGGCGTTGCAAAGTGGAAGTCACCTCATATTAATCGGACCCCCCGGAACGGGAAAAACGACTTTGGCTAAACGCATTGCTGAGAGGTGTAAAGGAAACTCTTATAAGCTTTATACCGCAACTTCCGACTGGACTACGCACGAAGTCATAGGTGGGTACATGCCGGACCTGAAACGACCTGAAAGATTAACTTTTTCTCCCGGCTTAGTCACGCGTGCATTAAGTGACAACGAGTGGCTCATCATAGACGAAATTAACCGGTCTGATGTTGACAAAGCATTCGGAGAGCTGTTTACCTTCCTCGCGGGTAAGGATGTGGTTTTGCCCCAAAGCTTCCAAGAATATAACGATGCGGGAGATCCCATTGGGCGTACAAAGAAAATAGTTCTCAAAGTTGAAAATGACAAAGATTACGAAGAAGAGGAATATGTGGTCTATGAGAAAAAGGATGATTGGAGAATTATGGGAACCATGAATACGTTCGACAAGGCGGCCCTTTACCAATTGTCTTACGCATTCATGAGACGATTCGCGTTCGTAGAGGTTCCTGCGCCCTCGCCAGAAGAATGTAGGGATATTATTAATAGCACAATAACCTTGTCTGCAGCGGAAGGTGCTTCTCAACCTGAGGATAACACCTTGTGGGTACAAATTACAGAGTTACTGCTACGGGTGTTCGCGGACGAAACTACAGGCTTACACGCCATCAACAAACCTGTAGGCGCGTCAATTCCTCTGGACGTTATAAATTATTTGAAAACCAGAATACATTTTGAGGCAAATGAGGTTAATGACGCCAGATTTTTAACGTTAGAAGCTGTGGAAATGTTCTTATTTCCACAGTTCGAATCACAGCGGAAAGAACATAAATTTCTCTTTGAAAAACTTGCTGACGCTCTAAATATTGAACAACCAAATGATAGAGATAAGCTAGACCGAAGCTTAAGTTCTTGGACTGGGGCCATTCCCGCGGGTGAAACGAGGTAA
- the gyrA gene encoding DNA gyrase subunit A — protein MPSLTGKVIPVNINEEMKHSYLDYAMSVVVGRALPDVRDGLKPVHRRILYAMHNLGLSPEKPYRKSAFIVGDVLGKYHPHGDLAVYDALVRMAQDFAARYPMVDGHGNFGSVDGDSAAAMRYTEARLSKIATEMLSDIEKETVSFIPNYDEKTEEPTVLPSRIPNLLVNGSAGIAVGMATNIPPHNLGEVIDGVIMLIDDPDVSIKDLTTAIKGPDFPTGGKIMGMEGIWNAYRTGRGSIKVRAQAVIEKNSNGKSSIIVNEIPYQVNKARLIEKIAELVKDKKLEGVGDLRDESDRRGMRIVIELKRDANPQIILNQLYKHSQMQESFGVIMLALVDGKPRYLNLKQALFYYLEHQKDVIVRRTRFELKKAEARAHIVEGLRIALSHLDEIIKIIRSSRTTEIAKASLMERFNLSERQAEAIVEMRLRQLTGLEREKLEQEYKELMEKINYLRSVLADERKVLDIIKSELSAIRKKYADPRRTSISYEEVSFEEEDLIPEEEVVITITNQGYVKRIPLDTYRSQRRGGRGVTAMGTKEEDFVRHLFITTTHHFLLFFTNRGKVYRLKVHEIPEAGRQAKGTALVNLIYIENNEKVTAVIPVREFKPDQYLFMVTKRGVVKKTQLNHYDTSRRDGIIALSLDEQDELIDVKLTTGKEEIILATMNGLAIRFSEQEVRFTGRVSRGVKGISLRKNDVVVGMETVRPDSYLLTVTANGFGKRTQISEYRLQSRGGKGIINVKTSDRNGPVVAVQEVKGEEEIMMISAEGIIIRLSVSDISAMGRSTQGVTLMRLDPGDLVVAVAKVYMED, from the coding sequence TTGCCGTCATTAACAGGAAAAGTGATCCCGGTAAATATTAACGAAGAGATGAAGCATTCCTACCTGGATTATGCTATGAGCGTCGTAGTCGGAAGAGCGCTTCCTGATGTGCGCGACGGTTTGAAACCGGTTCACCGCCGTATTCTTTACGCGATGCACAATCTTGGTCTTTCGCCTGAAAAGCCGTACCGTAAATCAGCGTTTATCGTCGGGGATGTGCTGGGGAAATATCACCCTCACGGGGATCTGGCTGTATACGACGCTTTGGTGCGTATGGCGCAGGATTTTGCCGCCCGTTATCCAATGGTGGACGGACATGGCAACTTTGGGTCCGTCGACGGGGACTCGGCGGCGGCAATGCGTTATACGGAAGCGAGGCTGTCTAAGATTGCGACAGAAATGCTCTCCGATATTGAAAAAGAAACAGTCAGCTTCATTCCCAACTATGACGAAAAAACCGAAGAGCCGACTGTTCTGCCTTCCAGGATCCCTAATTTATTGGTCAATGGTTCCGCCGGCATCGCGGTGGGAATGGCGACCAATATCCCGCCTCATAATCTCGGTGAAGTAATCGACGGGGTAATCATGCTGATTGACGACCCGGATGTAAGTATAAAAGATCTGACAACAGCCATAAAAGGGCCGGATTTTCCCACCGGGGGAAAAATAATGGGCATGGAAGGTATTTGGAACGCTTACCGCACCGGCCGGGGCAGCATTAAAGTCCGCGCACAGGCGGTAATTGAAAAAAACAGCAATGGGAAAAGCAGTATTATTGTTAATGAAATACCATATCAGGTTAATAAAGCGCGCTTAATTGAAAAAATAGCCGAACTGGTAAAAGACAAGAAGCTGGAAGGGGTTGGCGACCTGCGGGATGAGTCGGACCGCAGGGGCATGCGTATTGTTATTGAACTAAAAAGGGATGCCAACCCACAGATAATTCTTAATCAGCTTTATAAACACAGCCAGATGCAAGAGAGTTTTGGCGTTATCATGCTGGCCCTCGTAGATGGGAAACCCCGGTATTTAAATCTGAAACAAGCTTTATTTTACTATCTTGAGCACCAGAAAGACGTAATTGTAAGGCGCACCCGCTTTGAGTTAAAAAAGGCGGAAGCGCGCGCGCATATTGTTGAAGGCCTGCGTATCGCCTTGTCCCATCTGGATGAGATAATCAAAATTATCAGGTCTTCCCGCACGACGGAAATCGCTAAAGCATCTTTAATGGAAAGATTTAATCTTTCCGAAAGACAAGCCGAAGCTATTGTTGAAATGCGTTTACGGCAACTGACCGGTTTGGAACGTGAGAAATTAGAGCAAGAATACAAAGAACTTATGGAAAAAATAAATTATCTCCGCTCAGTGCTTGCAGATGAGCGAAAAGTTTTAGACATTATCAAGAGTGAATTGTCCGCCATAAGGAAAAAATACGCCGACCCGCGGCGTACCAGCATATCGTATGAAGAAGTGTCTTTTGAAGAAGAAGATTTAATCCCGGAAGAAGAAGTTGTAATTACTATTACCAACCAGGGTTATGTTAAAAGAATACCGCTTGATACATACCGCAGCCAGCGCCGGGGCGGCCGCGGCGTAACCGCCATGGGCACTAAAGAGGAGGATTTTGTCAGGCATCTGTTCATAACTACGACACATCACTTTTTATTGTTCTTTACCAACCGCGGAAAGGTATACCGGCTTAAAGTGCACGAAATACCGGAGGCCGGCAGGCAGGCCAAAGGAACGGCGCTGGTGAACCTGATATACATCGAAAACAATGAAAAAGTGACGGCGGTTATCCCGGTGCGTGAGTTTAAACCGGATCAGTATTTATTTATGGTGACCAAGCGCGGAGTTGTTAAAAAAACTCAGTTGAATCATTACGATACCTCCCGCCGGGACGGAATTATCGCCCTTTCATTGGACGAGCAAGATGAATTAATTGACGTTAAATTAACCACCGGCAAAGAGGAAATCATTTTAGCGACTATGAATGGTCTGGCTATTCGTTTTTCAGAGCAGGAAGTACGCTTTACGGGTCGTGTTTCACGTGGAGTAAAAGGAATTTCTTTAAGGAAAAATGACGTAGTGGTAGGGATGGAGACTGTTCGTCCGGACTCCTATTTGCTTACCGTGACGGCCAACGGATTCGGCAAACGCACGCAAATATCCGAATATCGCCTGCAATCCCGCGGCGGCAAAGGGATCATCAATGTCAAAACAAGCGACAGGAATGGCCCGGTGGTTGCGGTTCAGGAAGTGAAAGGTGAAGAAGAAATAATGATGATTAGCGCGGAAGGAATTATTATTCGCCTGAGCGTCAGTGATATATCCGCCATGGGCCGCTCAACCCAGGGAGTGACCTTGATGCGCCTTGACCCGGGGGATTTAGTGGTGGCGGTTGCCAAGGTGTATATGGAAGATTGA
- a CDS encoding IS110 family transposase, which produces MEVVYSHCCGLDVHKKTVVACVIIPEGKEIRTFSTMTDDLISMVDWIKDKGCTHVAMESTGSFWKPIFNLLELEDIQALVVNAKHMKNVPGRKTDVKDAEWIAGLLRHGLLQGSYIPCWLSADSRIRSQNCSGHLMV; this is translated from the coding sequence ATGGAAGTCGTATACAGCCACTGCTGCGGCCTTGACGTTCACAAAAAGACTGTTGTAGCCTGTGTTATTATTCCTGAGGGAAAAGAGATTCGCACATTTTCAACGATGACGGATGACCTCATTTCCATGGTGGACTGGATAAAAGACAAAGGTTGTACTCATGTGGCAATGGAAAGCACCGGTTCGTTTTGGAAGCCCATTTTCAACCTGTTGGAACTGGAAGACATCCAGGCTTTGGTGGTCAATGCCAAGCATATGAAAAATGTCCCTGGGCGCAAAACCGATGTTAAAGATGCTGAATGGATTGCCGGTTTGCTCCGTCACGGCCTCTTGCAAGGCAGTTACATTCCTTGTTGGCTCAGCGCAGACTCAAGAATAAGAAGCCAGAATTGCAGCGGGCACTTAATGGTCTAA
- a CDS encoding CtsR family transcriptional regulator produces the protein MNNISDLIERYLKKMLAESIQDFIEVQRSELANRFNCVPSQINYVLTTRFSTGRGYIVESRRGGGGFIRIVKVPLDQRVDLILDISNMIGDSISQNEAAGLIRRLLEEELITKREARLMLSAMDGSILRLNLPARDQLRAMILKAMVVAVLRE, from the coding sequence ATGAACAATATTTCCGACCTTATCGAGCGGTATCTAAAGAAAATGCTGGCGGAAAGCATTCAGGATTTTATTGAGGTCCAACGCAGTGAACTGGCGAACCGCTTTAACTGTGTGCCCTCGCAGATCAACTATGTATTGACGACCCGGTTTTCAACGGGGCGGGGGTATATCGTGGAGAGCAGGAGAGGCGGAGGCGGATTTATCAGGATTGTCAAGGTGCCCCTGGATCAGCGGGTGGATCTCATTCTTGATATCAGTAATATGATTGGCGATTCAATATCTCAAAACGAAGCCGCAGGTTTAATCCGGAGACTGCTGGAGGAGGAGTTGATCACCAAAAGAGAGGCGCGCTTAATGCTCTCAGCGATGGACGGCAGTATACTGCGTCTGAATTTACCTGCGCGTGACCAATTAAGGGCTATGATCTTAAAAGCGATGGTAGTAGCGGTATTGAGAGAATAA